The Pseudonocardia broussonetiae DNA segment GTACTCCGCACGCAGCCCGCTGGAGGCGGCGCTGCTGCCTCCCGGTGGCCCCGCGCACGCGCTGCTGGGCGTCGCCGATCTCGCCGCGGCGCCCGACCTGGTCCGGGAGGCGAGCCCGGTCAGCCACGTCCGTGCCGCCGCCCCGCCGTTCCTCATCGCGCACGGCGACCGGGACCGCATGGTCGACATCGCCGAGAGCAGGCGGCTGCACGACGCACTGACCCGGGCCGGGGCCCGCAGCACGCTGCTGGTGCTCGGCGGGGCGGGGCACGAGGATCCTGCCTTCGACGACCCGAGCAGCATCGCCGTCACCGCGGCGTTCCTGCGCAGCCACCTGCAGACGACGACGCGAGGAGACCGACATGAGTGACCACAGCCTGGCCGACGCCCGGGTCGAGGACCGCGCGCTGATCGCGGCGGTGATGCACCGCTACGCCGCGATGGCGAAGGAGGAGGCCGATTTCACCGGTATGGCCGTCCTCTACACCGGCGACGCCACGATCCGCTTCCCCGACGGGCTCGAGGTCGGGCCGCACGAGATGGCCAAGGTCGTCCGGGGCAACGAGCCGACGGCGATCCGGCACCACGCCACCACGATCGACATCGCGTTCACGGGTGACACCGAGGCGCAGGTCAGCACGATGTACCTCGCCGTCACCGACGAGGCCGCGCCCGACCACTGGGGCCGGTGGGAGGACCGCTTCGTCCGGCAGCCCGACGGCCGCTGGCTGATCAGCGACCGCTCGATCGTCGTCGACGGCGCGGCCCCCGGTGGCTGGCTCGCCCGCCAGTACGGGGGCGGCTGATGCGGATCACCGGGTACGAGCACGCCGGCACGGTCCACGTGGCCGCGCGGGACGGCGAGGAGCTCATCGCCCTGGGCCCGGTCGAGGCCTTCTGGCAGGACCCCTACCGGGCGATCGAGGACGGCCTGCGAGCCGACACCCGCCTCCCGGCGGGGAGCGTGCGGCCAGCGCCGCCGGTCAGGCCGTCGGCCCGCATCCTGTGCGTCGGCCTGAACTACCGGGAGCACGCGGCGGAGGGACCGTTCGACGTCCCCGAGCACCCGACGATCTTCGGCCGCTGGACGGCGTCGCTGGCCGTCGGCGGCACGCCGGTGCAGGTCCCCGTCGACGAGGCGGGACTCGACTGGGAGGCCGAGGTGATGGTCGCGGTGGGCCGCCCGCTGAGCTGCGCCGCGCCGCACGAGGTCGAGGCCGCCGTGTTCGGCTACGCCGCGTTCAACGACATCACCGCGCGGCGCGCCCAGAAGCTCACCACCCAGTGGACGCTCGGCAAGAACGCCGACCGCAGCGGACCCA contains these protein-coding regions:
- a CDS encoding fumarylacetoacetate hydrolase family protein — protein: MRITGYEHAGTVHVAARDGEELIALGPVEAFWQDPYRAIEDGLRADTRLPAGSVRPAPPVRPSARILCVGLNYREHAAEGPFDVPEHPTIFGRWTASLAVGGTPVQVPVDEAGLDWEAEVMVAVGRPLSCAAPHEVEAAVFGYAAFNDITARRAQKLTTQWTLGKNADRSGPMSDLVTRDEVGELGRRKVVSRVNGEVMQESTTDQMIFSVADVLSFISRTFTLAPGDLVATGTPAGVGYARTPPRLLQPGDVVEVEVEGIGAVSTPVSHRTT
- a CDS encoding nuclear transport factor 2 family protein; its protein translation is MSDHSLADARVEDRALIAAVMHRYAAMAKEEADFTGMAVLYTGDATIRFPDGLEVGPHEMAKVVRGNEPTAIRHHATTIDIAFTGDTEAQVSTMYLAVTDEAAPDHWGRWEDRFVRQPDGRWLISDRSIVVDGAAPGGWLARQYGGG